Proteins found in one Pectobacterium atrosepticum genomic segment:
- the rapA gene encoding RNA polymerase-associated protein RapA — MPFTLGQRWISDTESELGLGTVVAVNTRMITLLFPASGENRLYSRSDAPITRVMFNPGDTVTSHEGWQLKIDDVREEKGLLVYCGQRLDDETPAELREVFLDSKLTFNKPQDRLFAGQIDRMDRFALRYRARKHQNEQALQQWGGLRGMRASLIPHQLHIAYEVGQRHAPRVLLADEVGLGKTIEAGMIIHQQLLAGRASRVLIVVPETLQHQWLVEMLRRFNLLFSLFDDERYAEAKLDSSNPFETEQLVICSLGFVQRSAQRFAQLVNTDWDLLVVDEAHHLVWSEESPSPEYQAIEALARATPAVLLLTATPEQLGQQSHFARLRLLDPNRFHDYQEFVAEQQQYRPVADAVTLLLAGEKAQAAELNVLSDLLGEQDIEPLLKSINSDSDDNQKARQELITMLMDRHGTSRVLFRNTRQGVKGFPQRVLHQIRLPLPAQYQTAIKVSGIMNANKPLETRARDMLYPEQIYQQLEGDDATWWNFDPRVEWLLNYLTTNRDEKVLVICAQAATALQLEQVLRTREAIRAAVFHEGLSILERDRAAAYFASEEEGAQVLICSEIGSEGRNFQFASHLVMFDLPFNPDLLEQRIGRLDRIGQAKEIQVLVPYLENTAQALLVRWYHEGLDAFEHTCPTGRTIYDAHHAQLIERLTTVGEQQGLDEFIHTCRQQHDSLKQQLEQGRDRLLEMHSNGGEQAQLLAQAIAEQDNDVNLVTFALNLFDIVGINQEDRSDNLIILTPSDHMLVPDFPGLPQDGCTITFDRDQALSREDAQFISWEHPLIRNGLDLVLSGDTGSCAVSLLKNKALPVGTLLAELVYVVEAQAPKHLQLTRFLPPTPVRLLMDRKGTNLAAQVEFESFNRQLNAVNRHTSSKLVNAVQSDVHAMLQQAEALVETQARQLITEAQQQADLQLRRELERLEALKAVNPNIREDELTALENQREQVLSNLHEANWRLDAIRLVVVTHQ, encoded by the coding sequence ATGCCTTTTACACTTGGTCAGCGCTGGATCAGCGATACGGAAAGCGAACTTGGACTGGGAACGGTTGTTGCCGTCAATACGCGTATGATAACGCTGCTTTTCCCTGCCAGCGGTGAAAACCGACTTTATTCCCGCAGTGACGCCCCCATCACCCGTGTGATGTTCAATCCCGGCGACACCGTCACCAGCCATGAAGGCTGGCAGCTCAAGATTGATGACGTGCGAGAAGAAAAAGGGTTGCTGGTGTATTGCGGCCAACGCCTGGACGACGAAACGCCAGCGGAACTGCGTGAAGTCTTTCTGGACAGCAAACTCACGTTCAACAAACCGCAAGATCGCCTGTTCGCAGGACAGATTGATCGTATGGATCGCTTTGCGCTGCGCTATCGCGCCCGTAAGCATCAGAACGAGCAGGCGCTGCAACAATGGGGCGGTTTGCGCGGCATGCGCGCCAGCCTCATCCCCCACCAGCTTCACATCGCTTATGAAGTCGGCCAACGCCATGCGCCACGCGTTTTGCTGGCGGACGAAGTCGGTCTAGGGAAAACCATTGAAGCCGGTATGATCATCCACCAGCAATTGCTGGCGGGTCGTGCCAGTCGCGTGCTGATTGTCGTACCGGAAACCCTGCAACATCAGTGGCTGGTTGAAATGCTGCGCCGCTTTAACCTGCTGTTCTCACTGTTTGACGACGAGCGCTATGCCGAAGCCAAGCTGGACAGCAGCAATCCGTTTGAAACTGAACAGTTGGTGATCTGCTCGCTGGGATTTGTTCAACGCAGCGCCCAGCGCTTTGCGCAGTTAGTTAACACCGACTGGGATCTGCTGGTCGTGGATGAGGCCCACCATCTGGTCTGGAGTGAAGAAAGCCCCAGCCCGGAATATCAGGCTATTGAAGCGCTGGCACGCGCCACTCCGGCCGTTTTGCTATTAACCGCAACGCCGGAACAGCTTGGCCAGCAGAGCCACTTTGCACGCTTACGCCTGCTCGATCCCAACCGTTTCCATGACTATCAGGAATTCGTTGCCGAACAGCAGCAGTACCGTCCGGTCGCCGATGCCGTCACACTGCTGTTAGCGGGTGAAAAAGCCCAAGCGGCTGAACTGAATGTGCTAAGCGATCTGCTGGGCGAACAGGACATTGAGCCGTTGCTGAAATCCATCAACAGCGACAGCGATGACAATCAGAAGGCGCGTCAGGAACTGATCACCATGTTGATGGATCGCCACGGCACCAGCCGTGTGTTGTTCCGCAATACGCGTCAGGGCGTTAAAGGCTTCCCGCAGCGTGTCCTGCATCAAATCCGCCTGCCGCTGCCAGCGCAGTACCAAACGGCAATCAAAGTTTCCGGCATTATGAATGCGAACAAGCCACTGGAAACCCGCGCGCGCGATATGCTGTACCCTGAGCAAATTTATCAACAGCTCGAAGGGGACGATGCCACCTGGTGGAACTTCGATCCGCGCGTGGAATGGTTGCTGAACTACCTGACCACCAACCGTGATGAAAAAGTGTTGGTGATCTGCGCACAGGCAGCGACAGCGCTCCAGTTGGAGCAAGTGCTGCGCACGCGTGAAGCCATTCGCGCCGCCGTCTTCCATGAAGGGCTGTCTATTCTGGAACGTGACCGCGCCGCCGCCTATTTTGCATCTGAAGAAGAAGGCGCACAGGTGCTGATCTGTTCAGAGATCGGATCCGAAGGCCGTAATTTCCAGTTTGCCAGCCATTTAGTGATGTTCGATCTGCCGTTCAACCCCGACTTGCTGGAGCAGCGTATTGGCCGTCTGGACCGCATCGGGCAGGCAAAAGAAATTCAGGTTCTGGTGCCGTATCTGGAAAACACCGCCCAGGCTCTGCTGGTACGCTGGTATCACGAAGGGCTGGATGCGTTTGAGCACACCTGCCCAACAGGTCGCACCATCTATGATGCGCACCATGCACAGTTAATCGAGCGACTGACGACCGTCGGTGAACAGCAGGGACTGGATGAGTTTATCCATACCTGCCGCCAACAGCACGACAGCCTGAAGCAACAGCTTGAACAAGGTCGCGATCGTCTGCTGGAAATGCATTCTAACGGCGGCGAACAGGCTCAGCTGTTGGCACAAGCCATTGCCGAACAGGATAATGACGTCAACCTGGTGACATTCGCCCTGAACCTGTTTGATATCGTTGGCATCAATCAGGAAGATCGCAGCGATAATCTGATCATTCTGACACCATCCGATCATATGCTGGTGCCGGATTTCCCCGGTCTGCCGCAGGACGGTTGTACGATCACCTTCGATCGCGATCAGGCTCTCTCACGCGAAGACGCGCAGTTTATCAGTTGGGAACACCCGCTCATCCGTAACGGGCTCGATCTGGTGCTGTCCGGCGATACCGGAAGCTGTGCGGTTTCCTTGCTGAAAAATAAAGCGCTGCCGGTCGGTACACTGTTGGCAGAACTGGTTTACGTTGTGGAAGCTCAGGCACCAAAACACCTGCAACTGACCCGCTTCCTGCCACCAACACCGGTTCGACTGCTGATGGATCGTAAAGGCACGAATCTGGCCGCACAGGTGGAGTTTGAGAGCTTTAACCGTCAGCTCAATGCGGTGAACCGCCATACTTCCAGCAAGCTGGTGAATGCAGTGCAATCCGATGTTCACGCTATGCTGCAACAGGCAGAAGCGTTGGTGGAAACGCAGGCGCGCCAGCTAATCACTGAAGCGCAACAGCAGGCCGATCTGCAACTGCGCCGCGAGCTGGAACGTCTGGAAGCGCTGAAAGCCGTCAATCCTAACATTCGTGAAGATGAGCTGACCGCGCTGGAAAATCAGCGCGAGCAGGTGCTGAGCAATCTGCACGAGGCCAACTGGCGTCTGGATGCGATCCGTCTGGTCGTGGTAACGCATCAGTAA
- the rluA gene encoding bifunctional tRNA pseudouridine(32) synthase/23S rRNA pseudouridine(746) synthase RluA, which produces MEPYNPPTDPWLHVLYQDQHIMVVNKPSGLLSVPGRAPEHKDSVMNRIQADYPTAESVHRLDMATSGVIAVALTKAAERELKRQFREREPKKSYLARVWGHMAQDEGVIDLPLICDWPNRPKQKVCFETGKSAQTEYQVLSRDDDGTTRVKLMPITGRSHQLRVHLLALGHPILGDGFYAHPDAKAMAPRLLLHAQELAITHPAFNTPMHFRCEADF; this is translated from the coding sequence ATGGAACCCTATAATCCACCTACCGATCCCTGGTTGCATGTTCTGTATCAGGATCAGCACATCATGGTGGTGAATAAACCCAGCGGTCTGCTGTCGGTTCCCGGCCGCGCGCCAGAACACAAAGACAGCGTAATGAACCGCATTCAGGCTGACTACCCCACGGCCGAATCCGTTCATCGTCTGGATATGGCAACCAGCGGCGTGATCGCCGTCGCACTCACGAAAGCTGCCGAGCGCGAATTAAAACGTCAGTTTCGCGAGCGCGAGCCCAAGAAATCCTACCTTGCCCGCGTCTGGGGACATATGGCACAGGATGAAGGCGTCATCGATCTGCCACTGATCTGCGACTGGCCAAACCGCCCGAAACAGAAAGTCTGCTTTGAAACAGGAAAATCAGCACAGACAGAGTATCAGGTACTCTCGCGTGACGATGACGGTACAACACGCGTCAAGCTGATGCCGATTACCGGTCGCTCCCATCAACTGCGCGTCCATCTGCTGGCACTCGGCCACCCTATCCTCGGCGATGGGTTTTATGCGCATCCTGATGCCAAAGCGATGGCACCCCGCCTTTTACTGCACGCACAAGAGCTGGCTATCACGCATCCGGCTTTCAATACCCCGATGCACTTTCGTTGCGAAGCGGATTTCTGA
- the djlA gene encoding co-chaperone DjlA, which produces MRYWGKLLGLALGIVSSTGIWGMIMGLLMGHWIDRARASRRRDYFSAQSTRQSLFFLTTFQAMGHLTKSKGRVTEADINIATKMMDRLELFGDARAAAQRAFREGKAGQFPLRIKLRKLRDACLGRFDLIKMFLEIQLQVAFVDGVLHPNERRVLYVIADELGVTREQFEFFLRNMESPTGQQSRQNQSRQNGKSQQRRNNGYSNGHSYGGQRPPSPLRGPTVESACRTLGVRSSDDAVTIKRAYRKLMSEHHPDKLVAKKLSPRMMEMAKRKAQDIQAAYELLKSANQTK; this is translated from the coding sequence ATGCGGTATTGGGGAAAGTTGCTGGGGTTGGCGCTGGGAATCGTCTCAAGCACTGGCATCTGGGGAATGATCATGGGCTTATTGATGGGGCATTGGATTGACAGAGCCCGGGCATCGCGTCGCCGTGATTATTTCTCTGCTCAGTCTACCCGTCAGTCATTGTTCTTTCTCACGACCTTTCAGGCCATGGGGCATCTGACCAAATCCAAAGGCCGGGTGACGGAAGCTGATATCAATATAGCGACCAAAATGATGGATCGCCTCGAGCTGTTTGGTGACGCTAGAGCTGCCGCCCAACGGGCTTTCCGCGAGGGAAAGGCTGGCCAATTCCCTTTGCGAATAAAATTGCGCAAGCTGCGTGACGCCTGTCTGGGGCGTTTTGATTTAATTAAGATGTTTCTGGAAATTCAGCTTCAGGTCGCGTTTGTCGATGGTGTTCTGCATCCGAATGAACGTCGTGTGCTGTATGTGATTGCTGATGAACTGGGCGTGACGCGTGAGCAGTTTGAGTTTTTCCTGCGGAATATGGAAAGCCCCACTGGGCAGCAGTCTCGGCAGAATCAGTCACGCCAAAACGGGAAATCGCAACAACGCCGTAATAACGGTTACTCCAATGGACACTCTTATGGCGGCCAACGCCCGCCCTCACCGCTACGTGGGCCAACGGTCGAGAGCGCCTGTCGTACGCTGGGTGTGCGCAGTAGTGATGATGCCGTGACGATTAAACGCGCCTATCGCAAACTCATGAGCGAACATCATCCCGATAAGCTGGTCGCCAAGAAACTTTCGCCGAGAATGATGGAGATGGCCAAGCGCAAAGCGCAAGATATTCAGGCCGCTTATGAATTGTTGAAAAGCGCGAATCAGACAAAATAA
- the lptD gene encoding LPS assembly protein LptD, with translation MKKSFPTLLATLVWSALYSQHALADLAEQCMLGVPTYSRPLVTGDPNQLPVNIQADKTEANYPDNAKFIGNVNIQQGNSIMTAEQVELNQLDPATQGSTPTRTITATGKVHYDDNQVILKGPKAWANLNTKDTDVYEGDYQMVGRQGRGSADKMKMRDSNRYTILENGSFTSCLPGDNSWSVVGSEVIQDREEQVAEIWNARFKIGGVPVFYSPYLQLPIGDKRRSGFLIPNAKYGSSNGFELLTPYYWNIAPNFDATITPHLQTKRGMQWQNEFRYLTTPGLGVIQFDWLPSDSEYAKTSQQDDNDTRWLLHWGHSGVMDQVWRFDADYTKVSDDRYFTDLDSHYGSTTDGYVTQKLSTGYANQNWNTTLSTRQFQVFSNATSRDVYRAEPQLDINYYQNDIGPVDMHLYGQAVKFTNVNDNRPEATRLHVEPTLNLPLANRWASLNTEAKLLATHYQQDNLDRYRADPTVSDVNKNALQSSVNRVMPQYKVDGKMVFEREMDWSQAYTQTLEPRAQYLYVPYRDQSSIHTYDSTLMQTDYSGLFRDRSYSGLDRIASANQIATGVTTRIYDDALVERFNASIGQIYYFDRPRTGDRNTSLDKSDNNGSQVWAGDSFLKIDDSWGVRGGLQYDNRLNEVALGDAVLEYRRDAERLVQLNYRYASPEYIRDMLPNVTNQGSQQGISQVGVTASWPIVERWAVVGAYYYDTKANQPANQLIGLQYNTCCWAVSVGYERKITDWNSASRSSEYDNKVSFNIELRGLSSNYGLGSDKMLRSGILPYQRAF, from the coding sequence ATGAAAAAAAGTTTCCCAACTCTGCTGGCCACTCTGGTTTGGTCGGCGCTTTACAGCCAGCACGCGCTGGCCGATCTCGCTGAACAGTGCATGCTGGGTGTACCCACGTACAGCAGGCCGCTGGTAACAGGCGATCCCAATCAGCTGCCGGTCAATATTCAGGCCGACAAAACCGAAGCCAACTATCCCGACAATGCCAAATTCATCGGCAATGTTAACATCCAGCAGGGTAACAGCATCATGACCGCCGAACAGGTGGAGCTGAACCAGTTGGATCCGGCAACGCAGGGTAGCACGCCTACGCGTACTATTACCGCGACGGGAAAGGTCCACTACGACGATAATCAGGTCATCCTAAAAGGCCCTAAAGCCTGGGCCAACCTGAACACCAAAGATACCGACGTCTATGAAGGCGACTATCAGATGGTGGGCCGTCAAGGGCGTGGTTCCGCCGACAAAATGAAAATGCGTGACAGCAATCGCTACACCATTCTGGAAAACGGCTCCTTCACGTCCTGTCTGCCGGGAGATAATAGCTGGAGTGTCGTCGGTTCGGAAGTGATTCAAGACAGAGAAGAACAGGTTGCTGAAATCTGGAACGCGCGTTTCAAGATTGGTGGCGTGCCTGTATTCTACAGCCCGTATTTACAACTTCCTATCGGCGATAAACGACGCTCTGGCTTTCTGATCCCCAATGCGAAATATGGTAGCAGCAATGGCTTTGAACTGCTGACGCCCTATTATTGGAATATCGCCCCTAATTTTGACGCCACCATCACGCCGCATCTGCAAACCAAACGTGGCATGCAGTGGCAGAACGAATTCCGCTACTTGACCACACCGGGCCTTGGCGTTATTCAGTTCGACTGGCTACCTAGCGACAGTGAATACGCCAAAACCTCACAGCAAGACGATAATGATACCCGCTGGCTACTCCACTGGGGCCACAGCGGCGTAATGGATCAGGTGTGGCGTTTTGACGCAGACTATACAAAAGTCAGCGACGACCGCTACTTCACCGATCTGGATTCGCATTACGGTTCAACCACCGATGGTTACGTTACCCAAAAACTCAGTACGGGCTATGCGAACCAAAACTGGAATACCACACTGTCCACCAGACAGTTCCAGGTCTTTTCCAATGCGACCAGTCGTGATGTCTACCGCGCTGAGCCACAGCTTGATATCAATTACTACCAGAATGATATCGGCCCAGTTGATATGCACCTTTATGGTCAGGCGGTAAAATTTACCAACGTCAACGACAATCGGCCGGAAGCGACACGTCTGCACGTTGAGCCAACGCTAAATCTCCCGCTGGCAAACCGCTGGGCCAGCCTGAATACCGAAGCCAAACTATTAGCGACGCACTACCAACAAGATAATCTGGATCGTTACCGTGCCGACCCGACTGTCAGCGATGTTAATAAAAACGCGCTTCAGAGTTCCGTTAACCGCGTCATGCCACAATATAAAGTCGATGGCAAAATGGTCTTTGAACGCGAAATGGACTGGTCTCAAGCCTATACCCAGACGCTGGAGCCTCGCGCGCAATACCTGTACGTACCTTATCGCGATCAGAGCAGCATCCATACCTATGACTCGACGTTGATGCAGACCGACTATTCTGGCCTGTTCCGCGATCGCAGCTACAGCGGTCTGGATCGCATCGCGTCCGCGAATCAGATTGCGACCGGTGTCACCACGCGTATTTATGATGATGCGCTGGTTGAACGTTTTAACGCTTCTATTGGTCAAATCTATTACTTCGATCGTCCTCGCACCGGTGACCGCAACACGTCGCTCGATAAAAGTGATAATAACGGCAGTCAGGTATGGGCCGGTGATTCTTTCTTGAAAATCGATGACAGTTGGGGCGTTCGCGGTGGTCTGCAATATGACAATCGTCTGAACGAAGTCGCGCTGGGCGACGCCGTGTTAGAATACCGTCGTGATGCGGAACGTCTGGTGCAGTTAAACTACCGCTACGCTAGCCCTGAATATATCCGCGACATGCTGCCGAACGTGACCAACCAAGGTTCTCAGCAAGGTATTTCGCAGGTAGGTGTTACCGCTAGCTGGCCGATCGTCGAACGTTGGGCTGTTGTGGGTGCTTATTATTACGACACCAAGGCCAATCAGCCGGCAAATCAGCTTATTGGCTTACAGTACAATACCTGCTGTTGGGCCGTGAGCGTCGGTTATGAACGTAAAATTACCGACTGGAACAGCGCCAGCCGCAGCAGTGAATACGACAACAAAGTGTCGTTTAATATCGAGTTACGTGGTTTAAGCAGTAATTACGGCTTGGGTTCTGACAAAATGCTGCGCTCGGGTATTTTGCCTTACCAGCGCGCATTCTGA
- the surA gene encoding peptidylprolyl isomerase SurA, with product MKNWRTLILGLALSASTAFAAPQVVDKVAAVVDNSVVLESDVNSLLQSVKLNAQQAGQQLPDDATLRHQITDRLIMDNIILQMAQKMGIQVTDEQLDQAITNIAAQNRMSIDQLKSQLANEGLNYNTYRSQIRKEMLISEVRNNEVRRRVTVLPQEVDTLAKQIANQTGENDELNLSHILIPLPENPTQQQVDEAENLATSLVKQINEGADFGKLAITYSSDSQALKGGQMGWGKLQEIPTLFAERLTQVQKGQVVGPIRSGVGFHILKVNDIRGGNKSVSVTETHARHILIKPSVVMTDSQAQAKLADVAQQIKNGSTDFAAQAKLLSQDPGSANQGGDLGWASPDMYDPAFRDALLKLKKGEISQPIHSSFGWHLIQLLDTRQVDKTDAAQKEQAYRMIFNRKFAEEAQTWMQEQRAAAYVKVINGATN from the coding sequence ATGAAGAACTGGAGAACGCTTATTCTCGGATTGGCACTGAGTGCCTCTACCGCGTTCGCAGCACCACAGGTGGTTGATAAGGTCGCAGCAGTCGTCGATAACAGCGTCGTATTGGAAAGCGATGTAAACAGTCTTTTGCAGTCGGTAAAACTGAACGCCCAGCAGGCCGGGCAGCAGTTGCCAGATGATGCCACGTTGCGTCATCAGATTACCGACCGTCTGATCATGGATAATATCATCCTGCAAATGGCGCAGAAGATGGGTATCCAGGTGACGGATGAGCAGTTGGATCAGGCAATTACTAATATTGCCGCTCAGAACCGGATGTCTATCGATCAGTTAAAGAGTCAGTTGGCTAATGAAGGTCTGAACTACAACACCTACCGTAGCCAGATTCGCAAAGAGATGCTGATTTCGGAAGTGCGTAACAATGAAGTCCGTCGTCGCGTTACCGTACTGCCACAGGAAGTCGATACGCTGGCTAAGCAGATTGCGAACCAGACCGGCGAGAATGATGAGCTGAATCTGAGCCATATTCTGATCCCATTGCCGGAAAACCCGACTCAACAGCAGGTTGATGAAGCGGAAAATCTGGCAACGTCTCTGGTGAAACAAATCAACGAAGGGGCGGATTTCGGTAAGCTGGCCATCACCTATTCATCTGATTCTCAGGCGCTGAAAGGCGGCCAAATGGGCTGGGGCAAGTTGCAGGAAATTCCAACGCTGTTTGCTGAACGCTTAACACAGGTGCAGAAAGGCCAAGTCGTCGGCCCGATCCGTTCTGGTGTGGGTTTCCACATTCTGAAAGTTAACGATATTCGCGGCGGTAACAAAAGCGTATCGGTAACTGAAACGCACGCTCGCCATATTTTGATCAAACCGTCTGTGGTGATGACGGACAGTCAGGCGCAAGCCAAACTGGCCGACGTAGCACAGCAGATCAAAAACGGTAGCACCGATTTCGCTGCACAAGCCAAACTGCTTTCTCAGGATCCTGGATCGGCGAATCAGGGCGGCGACCTTGGTTGGGCTTCTCCAGATATGTACGATCCGGCTTTCCGCGATGCGTTGCTGAAACTGAAGAAAGGCGAAATCAGCCAACCGATTCACTCCTCTTTTGGCTGGCACCTGATTCAGTTGCTGGACACTCGTCAGGTTGATAAAACCGACGCGGCGCAAAAAGAGCAAGCGTACCGTATGATCTTTAATCGTAAATTCGCTGAAGAAGCGCAAACCTGGATGCAGGAACAGCGTGCAGCGGCTTATGTCAAAGTGATTAATGGTGCCACTAACTAA
- the pdxA gene encoding 4-hydroxythreonine-4-phosphate dehydrogenase PdxA, with the protein MQTKSNTPRVVITPGEPGGIGPDLVIALAQQAWPVELVICADPDLLLTRALQLSMPLTLRDYQPGQPAQPQQAGSLTILPIVASATVIAGQLNVANSAYVVKTLARSCDGCLNGEFAALITGPVHKGIINDSGVPFSGHTEFFADRSSRERVVMMLATEELRVALATTHLPLAAVSAAITRQSLHEVITILHHDLQTKFGIVQPQIYVCGLNPHAGEGGHMGREELDVINPALDELRQQGITLIGPLPADTLFQPKYLQHADAVLAMYHDQGLPVLKYQGFGRAVNITLGLPFIRTSVDHGTALELAATGSADPGSFITALNLAIKMIKNSNE; encoded by the coding sequence ATGCAGACTAAGAGCAATACGCCACGCGTTGTGATCACCCCCGGCGAGCCCGGTGGGATTGGCCCCGATCTGGTGATTGCTCTGGCACAGCAGGCCTGGCCTGTAGAGCTAGTGATCTGTGCGGATCCTGACCTATTATTAACTCGCGCATTGCAGCTGTCTATGCCGCTGACGCTGCGTGACTATCAACCCGGCCAGCCCGCACAACCACAACAGGCAGGTAGCCTCACCATCCTGCCGATCGTCGCATCAGCAACCGTCATTGCAGGTCAATTGAATGTGGCTAACAGCGCTTATGTCGTTAAGACATTAGCCCGTTCATGTGATGGCTGCCTAAACGGCGAATTCGCCGCGCTGATTACCGGCCCAGTACATAAAGGCATTATCAACGATTCCGGTGTTCCTTTCAGCGGGCACACTGAATTTTTCGCCGATCGCAGCAGCCGTGAGCGTGTTGTCATGATGCTAGCGACGGAAGAATTGCGCGTCGCTTTAGCGACCACGCATTTACCGCTTGCTGCCGTTTCTGCGGCAATTACCCGCCAGAGCCTGCATGAAGTCATCACGATCTTGCATCATGATTTGCAGACAAAATTCGGCATCGTTCAACCACAGATCTATGTTTGTGGACTGAATCCTCATGCTGGTGAAGGCGGCCATATGGGCCGTGAAGAGTTGGATGTGATTAATCCGGCACTGGACGAGCTACGGCAACAGGGCATCACGCTGATTGGGCCGTTGCCTGCCGACACACTTTTCCAGCCAAAGTATCTGCAACACGCTGATGCCGTTTTGGCGATGTATCACGATCAGGGGCTCCCGGTTCTGAAATATCAGGGCTTCGGGCGCGCTGTTAATATCACACTGGGGTTACCGTTTATCCGCACATCGGTCGATCACGGCACAGCACTAGAGCTGGCCGCAACCGGCAGCGCTGACCCCGGTAGTTTCATCACGGCATTAAATCTTGCCATTAAAATGATAAAGAATAGTAATGAATAA
- the rsmA gene encoding 16S rRNA (adenine(1518)-N(6)/adenine(1519)-N(6))-dimethyltransferase RsmA has protein sequence MNNRVHQGHFARKRFGQNFLNDHFVIDSIVSAIHPQPGQAVVEIGPGLGALTAPIGERMDRFTVIELDRDLAARLEKHPTLKDKLTIIQQDAMTIDFAALAEQAGQPLRVFGNLPYNISTPLMFHLFTYTQSIRDMHFMLQKEVVNRLVAGPNSKTFGRLSVMAQYYCQIIPVLEVPPEAFKPAPKVDSAVVRLVPHAELPYPVSDIRMLSRITTEAFNQRRKTLRNSLGNLFTPETLTELGINVTSRAENVTVEQYCRLANWLSEHPAKQE, from the coding sequence ATGAATAATCGCGTACACCAAGGTCACTTCGCCCGTAAACGTTTTGGGCAAAACTTTTTAAACGATCACTTCGTGATCGATAGCATCGTATCGGCGATTCATCCTCAGCCGGGTCAAGCAGTAGTAGAGATCGGCCCAGGCCTCGGCGCGCTGACCGCGCCCATTGGCGAACGGATGGATCGTTTTACCGTTATTGAGCTGGATAGAGATCTGGCAGCACGGTTGGAAAAACACCCAACGCTGAAAGATAAGCTGACGATTATTCAGCAAGACGCCATGACGATCGATTTCGCCGCGCTCGCTGAACAGGCTGGGCAACCGCTGCGCGTTTTTGGCAACCTGCCGTATAATATTTCCACACCGCTAATGTTCCACTTATTCACCTATACTCAATCTATCCGTGACATGCACTTTATGTTGCAGAAAGAAGTGGTTAACCGCTTAGTAGCAGGGCCAAACAGTAAAACCTTTGGACGCCTGAGCGTTATGGCACAGTATTATTGTCAGATAATTCCGGTGCTTGAAGTGCCACCAGAGGCATTCAAGCCCGCACCTAAAGTTGATTCCGCCGTAGTGCGACTCGTCCCTCATGCCGAGCTCCCCTACCCAGTCAGCGATATTCGAATGCTGAGCCGCATCACCACGGAAGCGTTTAACCAGCGCCGTAAAACATTGCGTAACAGTCTGGGCAACCTATTCACCCCAGAAACGCTCACCGAGCTGGGTATCAATGTCACCAGCCGCGCAGAGAATGTGACCGTTGAGCAATATTGTCGATTGGCAAACTGGTTGAGCGAGCATCCTGCAAAACAGGAATAA
- the apaG gene encoding Co2+/Mg2+ efflux protein ApaG, giving the protein MINAPRVCVQIQSFYVESQSEPDEERFVFAYTVTVRNLGRHEVQLLGRYWLITNGNGRQTEVQGEGVVGEQPIIEPGGEFQYTSGAVMETPLGTMEGHYHMVDHQSKAFQVPIPVFRLAIPSLIH; this is encoded by the coding sequence ATGATTAATGCGCCCCGTGTTTGTGTACAAATTCAGAGCTTCTATGTGGAATCACAATCAGAGCCTGATGAAGAACGTTTCGTGTTTGCTTACACGGTTACGGTTCGCAATCTGGGGCGTCATGAAGTCCAGCTTTTGGGGCGTTATTGGCTGATCACCAACGGTAATGGCCGTCAGACTGAAGTTCAGGGTGAAGGCGTAGTCGGTGAACAGCCGATTATCGAGCCTGGCGGCGAGTTCCAATATACCAGCGGTGCAGTCATGGAAACGCCCCTCGGCACAATGGAAGGCCACTACCATATGGTTGACCATCAGAGTAAAGCGTTTCAGGTCCCAATCCCCGTCTTCCGACTGGCAATCCCCTCACTGATACATTAA